A window of Candidatus Gorgyraea atricola contains these coding sequences:
- the lipA gene encoding lipoyl synthase: MMLKIDSSRHLKRFPYWLRQSVRIDKNTAEFRELLRDSNINTVCQSAQCPNIYDCFSRRKCTFLILGNRCTRSCRFCAIETAQKLSLPDKKELFDIRDAVKRLGLLSVIVTSVTRDDLGDGGASHFADCIKILRESNSDLRIEVLVPDFLGKRYAIDKVILAKPDIFSHNIETVPRLYNRVRPQADYKRSLDLIRYASNQVTTKSGLMVGLGETRDEVRVSMEDLRKAGCEIITIGQYLRPDPSCLEVEEFLAPEEFTKFSRWAEELGFKKHSCSPFTRSSYM, encoded by the coding sequence ATGATGCTAAAAATAGACTCATCTCGACATTTAAAGAGATTCCCTTATTGGCTGAGACAGTCAGTAAGAATTGATAAGAATACAGCAGAGTTCAGGGAACTTTTGCGTGATTCAAATATTAATACAGTATGCCAGAGCGCGCAATGCCCTAACATATACGACTGTTTTTCAAGGCGCAAGTGCACATTTTTGATATTAGGCAATAGATGCACCAGGAGTTGCAGGTTTTGCGCGATCGAGACAGCGCAGAAATTGTCATTGCCAGACAAAAAAGAGCTCTTTGATATAAGAGATGCAGTTAAAAGATTAGGGCTTCTCAGTGTGATCGTAACCTCTGTTACGCGTGATGATCTAGGGGATGGCGGCGCAAGCCATTTCGCAGATTGCATTAAGATCTTAAGGGAATCTAACAGCGATTTAAGGATAGAAGTGCTTGTCCCTGATTTTCTTGGCAAGCGCTATGCAATTGATAAAGTTATTCTTGCAAAACCTGATATATTTTCGCATAATATAGAGACCGTACCTAGATTATATAATAGAGTCAGGCCGCAGGCAGATTATAAAAGATCATTGGATCTCATAAGGTATGCGAGCAACCAGGTTACAACAAAGAGCGGCCTGATGGTAGGGCTTGGCGAGACTCGAGACGAGGTTCGAGTCTCGATGGAGGACTTAAGGAAAGCAGGCTGCGAAATAATTACCATAGGCCAGTATCTACGGCCTGATCCGAGCTGCCTGGAGGTCGAGGAATTTTTAGCGCCAGAGGAATTTACTAAATTTTCAAGATGGGCAGAGGAGCTGGGCTTCAAGAAACATTCCTGCAGCCCGTTTACGAGGTCGTCTTATATGTAA
- the lipB gene encoding lipoyl(octanoyl) transferase LipB has translation MRVIDLGVTDFSEIYQLQREFVERVALGICEDTLLVTEHNPVITIGRTGSEQNVFRREIHVVQTDRGGDVTYHGPGQLIAYPIFKLENESRDIHRFLEFLEEIGSAFLAQYGIFTEKRPGLRGVWTDNKKIGSIGIGVKKWVTYHGLAMNINTDLMPFSFIRPCGIEGVEITSLKSLLKREIDMDDAKNRLISTFKEIPLLAETVSKN, from the coding sequence ATGCGAGTTATAGATTTGGGTGTAACTGATTTTTCAGAGATATATCAGCTTCAGAGGGAATTCGTAGAGAGAGTTGCCCTGGGTATTTGTGAAGATACGTTACTCGTAACAGAACACAACCCAGTTATAACAATAGGGAGAACTGGTTCAGAGCAGAATGTATTTAGGCGCGAGATCCATGTGGTTCAGACTGACAGGGGTGGGGATGTTACATATCACGGCCCTGGCCAGCTCATAGCGTACCCTATTTTTAAACTGGAAAATGAGAGTCGGGATATACATAGATTTTTAGAGTTTTTAGAAGAGATAGGAAGCGCTTTTTTAGCACAATACGGGATTTTTACAGAAAAAAGACCTGGACTCAGAGGTGTATGGACCGACAATAAAAAAATCGGCTCCATAGGCATAGGCGTAAAAAAATGGGTCACGTATCACGGCTTGGCCATGAATATCAACACTGATCTTATGCCTTTTTCATTTATCAGGCCATGTGGCATTGAAGGCGTTGAGATCACATCATTAAAAAGTTTGCTGAAGCGCGAAATAGACATGGATGATGCTAAAAATAGACTCATCTCGACATTTAAAGAGATTCCCTTATTGGCTGAGACAGTCAGTAAGAATTGA
- the hisD gene encoding histidinol dehydrogenase, translated as MKILRLSSKEIQKLCGRYYCNKKRVTEKVRRIVDDVRENGDKAVIRYTRRFDKVKLSPKDLKVSANEINGSYQNIDTGFISSLKTIIGNIEKFHRKQLPRPWKIKDAEGIQLGEIFRPIESVGIYVPAGTAPLVSSVYMSVLPARIAGVKRIILATPPTKFGTVDPHILAVANLLKVDEVYKVGGAQAIAALAFGTKTIPKVDKVVGPGNDYVTEAKRQVYGYVDIDMLAGPSEVVILANQFSDKDYVIEDMQAQAEHLKGLAILVTTSKKFARAMRKEVGKGYIVLAKNLQQAAEVINRIAPEHLEVFIKNPNRVLKLINNAGAVFIGPYSPVCVGDYVAGPSHVLPTGGTARFFSGLSVRSFLKSTHTIAYSKKALEREKEAIEKITKIEGLTKHLESYRVRFK; from the coding sequence ATGAAAATTTTGAGACTTTCCAGCAAGGAAATACAGAAACTCTGTGGGAGATATTATTGCAATAAAAAGCGCGTAACAGAAAAGGTGCGCAGGATCGTAGATGACGTGAGAGAGAATGGTGACAAGGCAGTCATCAGGTATACCAGGAGATTTGATAAGGTAAAGCTCTCTCCAAAAGACCTAAAGGTAAGCGCAAACGAGATCAATGGCTCCTATCAGAATATAGATACAGGTTTTATATCGAGCCTGAAAACCATAATCGGGAACATCGAGAAATTCCACAGAAAACAATTGCCTAGGCCATGGAAGATAAAAGACGCGGAAGGTATTCAGCTGGGCGAGATCTTTAGGCCTATTGAAAGCGTCGGCATATATGTACCAGCAGGCACAGCACCGCTTGTCTCGAGCGTGTACATGAGCGTTTTACCTGCGAGGATAGCTGGCGTGAAAAGGATAATACTCGCGACTCCGCCGACAAAATTCGGCACTGTTGATCCCCACATACTCGCAGTGGCAAATCTCTTAAAGGTGGATGAGGTTTATAAGGTCGGAGGCGCGCAGGCAATAGCTGCCCTTGCGTTTGGCACAAAGACTATACCAAAGGTGGATAAGGTCGTGGGCCCGGGCAATGATTATGTGACTGAGGCAAAGCGTCAGGTGTATGGTTATGTTGACATAGACATGCTTGCAGGTCCGAGCGAAGTCGTTATATTGGCGAACCAGTTTTCAGATAAAGACTATGTAATAGAAGACATGCAGGCTCAGGCAGAACATTTAAAGGGCCTTGCAATCCTTGTTACTACATCAAAAAAATTCGCCCGCGCAATGAGAAAAGAAGTAGGCAAGGGTTATATCGTACTGGCAAAAAATCTTCAGCAGGCAGCAGAGGTCATAAATAGGATCGCGCCTGAGCATCTCGAGGTGTTTATAAAAAACCCCAACAGGGTCTTGAAGTTAATTAATAACGCGGGCGCAGTGTTTATAGGGCCATATTCGCCTGTATGCGTAGGAGATTATGTGGCAGGTCCGAGCCATGTCTTGCCAACAGGCGGCACAGCCAGGTTTTTCTCAGGTCTTAGTGTGAGGTCTTTTCTTAAGAGCACGCACACGATAGCATATTCCAAAAAGGCGCTTGAAAGAGAAAAAGAAGCGATCGAGAAGATCACAAAGATAGAGGGATTAACAAAGCACTTAGAGTCGTATAGGGTGAGGTTCAAATAG
- the alaS gene encoding alanine--tRNA ligase, with the protein MTADEIRDRFLKFFEERGHKIYPSDSLVPANDPSLLFTGTGMNQFKQEFLGRVKGPRRAATCQKCLRTGDLENVGKTPDHHTFFEMLGNFSFGDYFKKEAIEWAWEFLTKELGLKEKDLWVSVYKDDSEAYDIWKNEIKVPTKKILKLGEKDNFWPASAPSKGPNGPCGPCSEIFYGGPDGVEIWNLVFTQFDRKDHGKLDPLPGKNIDTGMGLERITRVMQGKKTNFEIDSFEPIVKKIEGFAGSSHNPNTVNTIADHIRAVTFAIGDGVSPSNEERAYVIRKLIRKASWHGRAMDIKEPFLYKLVPVVAGEMKRPYPELTQRGEYIAQEILEEEKRFSNVIQAGQERLKEVEETFKSKGVLPGKAIFKLYDTYGFPVELIQDIARVRGIKLDIPGFEKCMKDQRIKSRASSKIKGSIFKGDANLKLPDESIFVENEEELETEVVQVSGDSIFLKKTNFYGEKGGQVGDTGALIKDGKVIAEVTNAIDLAGRIEHQVKMKTVALKPGDKVVARIDVKRRGQVRENHTATHLLHNALRKVLGQHVKQAGSLVAPDHLRFDFTHFKALTGEELSRVEDLVNERIKEDSLVCVKELLLEEAKKQGVIALFGEKYADTVRMVSVGEYSKELCGGTHVRHTGEIIRFKILSESSIAGGVRRIEAVTGDAANKKIQESIALVKEIAKELKTSPDNILKEIEKLTKRLKKIEKDLNIVSDRFASSSIDGILKDIKKIKGRDVIVAEISNVDMAMLRKTADTIKGRIRESIFVLVSEKDGKLSMVVRVQAGMDAVKVLNEIGSSFGIKGGGRPDFAQAGARANIDIKKILKKAQEVLKEHL; encoded by the coding sequence ATGACAGCAGACGAAATCAGAGATCGTTTCTTGAAGTTCTTCGAGGAACGTGGACATAAGATCTATCCAAGCGATTCACTCGTTCCTGCCAATGACCCCAGCCTTCTTTTTACAGGCACGGGTATGAATCAATTTAAACAAGAGTTTCTTGGTAGAGTGAAGGGCCCGAGAAGGGCAGCGACCTGCCAGAAGTGCCTGCGCACAGGCGACCTTGAGAATGTGGGAAAGACGCCTGATCATCATACGTTCTTTGAGATGCTTGGAAATTTTTCGTTCGGCGACTATTTTAAGAAAGAGGCAATAGAGTGGGCATGGGAGTTTCTGACAAAGGAGTTAGGCCTTAAGGAAAAGGATCTATGGGTCTCAGTGTATAAAGATGATAGCGAGGCGTACGATATCTGGAAGAATGAAATAAAAGTACCTACGAAAAAGATCCTAAAGCTGGGAGAAAAAGATAATTTCTGGCCAGCGAGCGCGCCAAGCAAAGGTCCGAACGGGCCATGTGGTCCATGCTCTGAGATTTTTTATGGCGGCCCAGATGGTGTGGAGATATGGAATCTTGTATTTACGCAGTTTGACAGAAAGGATCACGGCAAATTAGACCCGCTGCCAGGCAAGAACATAGATACAGGCATGGGACTTGAGAGGATCACAAGGGTCATGCAGGGGAAAAAGACGAATTTCGAGATAGATTCGTTTGAACCGATAGTTAAGAAGATAGAAGGATTTGCTGGAAGTTCTCACAATCCTAATACTGTTAATACTATCGCTGATCATATACGCGCAGTTACATTTGCGATTGGAGATGGTGTGTCGCCATCTAATGAAGAGAGAGCCTATGTTATTCGTAAATTGATTCGAAAAGCATCTTGGCATGGTAGGGCAATGGACATTAAAGAGCCTTTTTTGTATAAGTTGGTTCCTGTGGTTGCAGGGGAGATGAAGAGGCCATATCCAGAACTTACACAGCGCGGAGAATATATTGCGCAGGAAATATTGGAAGAGGAAAAAAGATTTAGTAACGTTATCCAAGCTGGTCAAGAGAGGCTGAAAGAGGTAGAGGAGACCTTTAAGTCTAAAGGCGTGCTTCCAGGGAAAGCTATTTTTAAACTCTATGATACTTATGGGTTTCCTGTAGAATTAATACAAGACATAGCAAGAGTCAGGGGTATAAAGCTAGACATCCCGGGTTTTGAAAAATGCATGAAAGACCAGCGCATTAAGTCACGCGCATCCAGCAAGATAAAAGGTTCGATATTTAAAGGCGACGCAAACCTGAAATTGCCTGATGAAAGTATTTTTGTAGAAAACGAAGAAGAACTCGAGACTGAAGTTGTGCAGGTTTCAGGAGATTCTATTTTCTTGAAGAAGACAAATTTTTATGGCGAAAAAGGTGGCCAGGTAGGTGATACTGGGGCATTGATCAAGGATGGAAAAGTTATAGCAGAGGTTACAAATGCAATTGATCTTGCCGGGAGGATCGAGCATCAGGTAAAGATGAAAACAGTCGCGCTAAAACCAGGTGATAAAGTAGTGGCAAGGATAGATGTAAAACGTAGAGGCCAGGTAAGAGAAAATCATACAGCTACACATCTCTTGCATAATGCCTTAAGAAAGGTGCTGGGCCAGCATGTAAAGCAGGCTGGTTCTTTGGTCGCGCCAGATCATCTGAGATTTGACTTCACGCATTTTAAGGCGCTTACAGGCGAGGAGCTTTCAAGGGTAGAGGATCTTGTGAATGAAAGAATAAAAGAGGATAGCCTGGTGTGTGTTAAAGAGCTTTTATTGGAAGAGGCAAAGAAGCAGGGCGTGATCGCGCTTTTTGGAGAAAAATATGCGGATACTGTGAGAATGGTCTCTGTGGGTGAATATAGCAAGGAATTATGCGGCGGCACGCATGTAAGGCATACAGGAGAGATCATCAGATTTAAGATCCTCTCAGAGTCTTCCATAGCAGGCGGAGTAAGAAGGATCGAGGCTGTTACAGGAGACGCGGCGAATAAAAAGATCCAGGAAAGCATAGCCTTAGTAAAAGAGATAGCGAAAGAATTAAAGACATCGCCAGATAATATACTAAAAGAAATAGAAAAATTGACAAAAAGGCTTAAGAAGATAGAGAAAGATTTGAATATTGTCAGTGATAGATTCGCTTCCTCAAGCATTGATGGGATTTTGAAAGACATAAAGAAGATCAAAGGGCGCGATGTTATTGTTGCAGAGATCAGCAATGTGGATATGGCTATGCTGAGAAAAACAGCTGATACAATAAAAGGCAGGATAAGGGAGTCAATTTTTGTCCTGGTATCTGAAAAGGACGGAAAGCTTTCAATGGTTGTCAGGGTCCAGGCAGGCATGGATGCTGTCAAGGTATTGAATGAGATAGGCTCAAGTTTTGGCATAAAAGGTGGAGGCAGGCCAGATTTTGCCCAGGCAGGAGCCCGCGCTAATATCGACATAAAGAAAATATTAAAAAAAGCACAAGAAGTCCTAAAGGAGCATTTATGA
- a CDS encoding Do family serine endopeptidase codes for MKRFTLILGLLLIACIASAQPAQEALNLQDSFVKVSKEVGPAVVSISIEQVEHYQTRYYPFAEFQDDFFKDFFDDFFVAGPDREFKRAGLGSGVIIDKEGYILTNEHVVGTADKITVTLPDGREFKGQLTGSDVHSDLAVVKIEPRGDLPVARLGDSDNVQIGHWAIAIGNPFAYAVKNPEPTVTVGVVSALRRSLPRTDKRAREYSDLIQTDAAINPGNSGGPLVNIHGEVIGINVAIFTLSGGSEGIGFAVPANTAKRIMEDLKQGREVLYGWLGVIIQDVDSDLAEYFGLDSKFGVLISRILENSPAEKTGLLPGDIIASFDDEKVRNTQDLIRMVLKKDIGEKASLGIIRKRKIHTFEVEIGQRPDGKTALAQSRKKVKTEAVDSKFWRGLEVSEVTPEIASRFKLSKSIGVIVIKVEPGSSAEGSGIRSGDVIYEINRIRIKGLKDYKSAISDVSGDALIGTYRGYVVIKER; via the coding sequence TTGAAAAGATTTACATTGATTCTGGGTTTGCTTTTAATAGCATGCATCGCAAGTGCCCAGCCTGCTCAGGAGGCGCTTAATCTGCAGGATTCGTTTGTCAAGGTCTCCAAGGAGGTCGGGCCAGCTGTAGTGAGCATAAGCATTGAACAGGTGGAGCATTATCAGACTAGATATTATCCATTCGCGGAATTCCAGGATGATTTTTTCAAGGATTTTTTTGATGATTTTTTTGTAGCTGGTCCTGACAGGGAGTTTAAGCGCGCAGGCCTTGGCTCAGGTGTTATTATAGATAAGGAAGGATATATCCTTACTAATGAACATGTGGTCGGCACCGCAGACAAGATCACTGTTACCTTGCCGGATGGCAGGGAATTTAAAGGCCAGCTAACAGGTTCAGATGTGCATTCGGATCTTGCGGTTGTCAAGATCGAGCCAAGAGGCGATCTTCCTGTTGCGAGGCTTGGCGATTCGGATAATGTGCAAATAGGCCATTGGGCGATCGCGATCGGCAATCCATTCGCGTACGCTGTAAAAAATCCTGAGCCTACTGTCACTGTGGGCGTGGTAAGCGCTTTGCGCAGGAGTCTTCCAAGGACGGACAAAAGGGCAAGAGAATATTCTGATTTAATACAGACTGACGCGGCTATAAATCCAGGCAACAGCGGTGGACCTCTTGTGAATATCCATGGAGAGGTGATAGGTATAAATGTAGCGATATTTACCTTGAGTGGCGGGTCCGAGGGCATAGGCTTTGCAGTGCCTGCTAATACAGCCAAGAGGATCATGGAGGATTTGAAGCAGGGCCGAGAGGTTCTTTACGGTTGGCTCGGCGTGATCATACAGGATGTTGATTCTGATTTGGCTGAGTATTTTGGATTGGATAGTAAGTTTGGGGTTTTGATCTCAAGGATTTTAGAAAATAGTCCTGCTGAAAAGACTGGGTTGCTGCCAGGAGATATAATCGCGTCTTTTGACGATGAAAAGGTAAGGAATACACAGGATCTAATCAGGATGGTATTGAAAAAAGATATTGGTGAAAAGGCATCGCTTGGCATAATAAGAAAAAGAAAGATCCATACTTTTGAGGTAGAGATAGGCCAAAGGCCTGATGGAAAGACTGCGTTGGCGCAAAGCAGAAAAAAGGTAAAGACAGAGGCTGTAGACAGTAAATTCTGGCGAGGGCTTGAGGTTTCTGAGGTTACGCCTGAGATAGCGAGTCGTTTTAAGCTGAGCAAAAGTATCGGTGTGATCGTCATTAAGGTGGAACCAGGTAGTTCTGCCGAAGGGTCTGGTATACGCTCAGGGGATGTGATTTACGAGATCAATAGAATACGGATCAAGGGCCTGAAGGACTACAAGAGTGCTATTAGCGATGTCTCAGGCGATGCGCTAATAGGAACCTATAGAGGGTATGTTGTAATTAAGGAGAGATAA
- the recA gene encoding recombinase RecA: MVRKEVKKEEKKVAAKGNKEKALDMAVSQIEKQFGRGAIMRLGKETKFEVDVIPTGALPLDLALGVGGVPRGRVVEIYGPEAGGKTTLTLSIISQAQKLGGVAAFIDAEHALDPSYSKKLGVNLDDLLISQPDTGEQALDIAEMLVRSNAVDLIVIDSVAALVPKAEIEGEMGDRHIGLQARLMSQALRKLTAIISKTNTCVIFINQIREKIGVMFGNPETTTGGRALKFYSSVRIDLRRITSIKAGDNVVGVRVRAKVVKNKVAPPFKKAEFEIMHDEGISRTGAILDLGIDAGILEKSGSWVTFGNEKIGQGRESARDFLRSNTKVSNEIEKKIRESLLAKTPGRK, encoded by the coding sequence ATGGTTAGGAAAGAAGTGAAAAAGGAAGAGAAAAAGGTTGCTGCTAAGGGTAATAAGGAAAAGGCATTAGATATGGCGGTTTCGCAGATCGAGAAGCAGTTTGGTAGGGGCGCCATCATGAGACTTGGCAAAGAGACAAAGTTTGAAGTTGACGTTATTCCAACAGGCGCATTGCCGCTTGATCTGGCTTTGGGTGTTGGCGGTGTGCCAAGAGGCAGGGTCGTGGAGATATACGGGCCTGAGGCAGGAGGGAAGACCACACTGACTCTGAGTATTATTTCGCAGGCCCAGAAGCTGGGCGGAGTAGCCGCGTTTATAGATGCTGAGCATGCATTGGATCCGAGCTATTCCAAGAAATTAGGCGTGAACCTGGATGATCTTTTGATATCGCAGCCAGACACAGGCGAGCAGGCGCTGGACATAGCAGAGATGCTTGTGCGCTCGAACGCAGTGGACTTGATCGTCATTGATTCTGTTGCAGCGCTTGTGCCAAAGGCAGAGATAGAAGGTGAGATGGGTGATAGGCACATAGGGTTACAGGCGCGTCTCATGTCACAGGCATTACGTAAGCTGACAGCTATTATCTCAAAGACAAACACATGCGTTATATTTATAAACCAGATAAGGGAGAAGATCGGCGTTATGTTCGGTAATCCAGAGACTACTACTGGCGGCCGCGCATTGAAATTCTATTCTTCAGTGAGGATCGATCTAAGAAGAATAACCTCTATAAAGGCAGGGGACAATGTGGTTGGCGTAAGGGTAAGGGCAAAGGTCGTGAAGAATAAGGTTGCCCCGCCTTTTAAAAAAGCAGAGTTTGAGATCATGCATGACGAGGGCATTTCGCGCACAGGCGCGATCCTTGACTTAGGTATTGACGCAGGGATACTGGAAAAATCCGGCTCATGGGTAACGTTTGGCAATGAAAAAATCGGCCAGGGCAGGGAATCAGCCAGGGATTTTTTAAGGAGTAATACAAAGGTCAGTAATGAGATCGAGAAAAAGATCAGGGAATCCTTACTAGCTAAAACACCTGGGAGAAAATAG